One segment of Ureibacillus thermophilus DNA contains the following:
- a CDS encoding oligosaccharide repeat unit polymerase, protein MKDRIKATIHNINKIDTFSPYFFFPFILMAYFIISLFDFWRFDLFNVRKSIWPAVILAVLCYYIGVYVVDRKNWTLPTFGLSKLSKFIVHFVVLLTAIGLVAYGMMIAQGMIGLSDESVRRNLDPKLNFFSHLLWYGVLILLSYKMIKEKTMTVKKAIIYVLLFGLVMGLFLLMGYRTPLALMMFTGIIVFHYVVKRIKLTWFLTFLTVVAISFALFGFFRVLMEDTSKEFNTREQPDREHMEEEELEKLLTAEQRVNATPKWILALNGEMVTGHIVLSKIIEYTEKEDYFHGEIHKGIFSTVLPGEQISPRMKVTEVVNSLSVEEGKYITRPGRTTTPTFIGQLFLDGGYLLVAIGFLLYGAIVSMLYNKVKQAGVKSFHTIAYAFVITMFTVSIHTGLLDLIFILMLGFVILASAISKTEKEHIGIDVEASLGTRSLYGK, encoded by the coding sequence ATGAAAGATAGGATTAAAGCAACTATTCATAATATAAATAAAATAGATACTTTCTCGCCGTATTTCTTTTTTCCATTTATTTTGATGGCTTATTTTATCATTAGTTTGTTTGACTTTTGGCGTTTTGATTTATTCAATGTCAGAAAATCCATCTGGCCAGCCGTGATTTTGGCGGTGTTATGTTATTACATAGGTGTGTATGTAGTTGACCGTAAAAATTGGACATTGCCGACGTTTGGGTTGTCTAAATTGAGCAAGTTTATTGTTCATTTTGTGGTTTTATTGACAGCTATTGGGTTAGTAGCATATGGAATGATGATTGCTCAAGGGATGATCGGACTTTCAGATGAATCGGTTCGACGAAATTTAGACCCAAAATTGAATTTCTTTAGTCATTTGTTGTGGTACGGGGTATTGATTCTTCTTTCGTATAAGATGATTAAAGAAAAAACTATGACGGTTAAAAAAGCAATTATTTATGTCCTTTTATTTGGTCTTGTAATGGGTCTGTTCTTATTAATGGGTTATCGAACTCCATTGGCATTAATGATGTTTACGGGAATTATTGTATTCCATTATGTGGTAAAACGTATCAAACTCACTTGGTTCCTAACGTTTTTAACCGTTGTGGCGATTTCCTTTGCACTGTTTGGTTTTTTCCGCGTGTTAATGGAAGATACGTCGAAGGAATTTAATACGCGCGAACAGCCAGATCGGGAGCATATGGAAGAAGAAGAATTGGAGAAATTATTAACAGCTGAACAGCGGGTAAACGCGACTCCAAAATGGATTTTAGCGTTGAATGGGGAAATGGTGACAGGACATATTGTATTAAGCAAAATTATTGAGTATACCGAAAAAGAAGACTATTTCCATGGCGAAATTCATAAAGGCATCTTTAGTACAGTATTGCCGGGCGAACAAATTTCTCCTCGGATGAAAGTAACAGAAGTCGTAAACTCATTAAGTGTGGAGGAAGGAAAATACATCACTCGCCCTGGAAGAACAACAACGCCAACGTTTATTGGCCAGTTGTTTTTGGATGGCGGCTACTTATTGGTAGCGATTGGTTTCTTGCTATATGGAGCGATTGTATCGATGCTGTATAATAAAGTGAAACAGGCAGGAGTGAAAAGTTTCCATACGATTGCTTATGCCTTTGTGATCACAATGTTTACGGTTTCTATTCATACGGGATTGTTGGATTTAATTTTCATTCTAATGTTAGGATTTGTAATACTTGCCTCCGCTATCAGTAAGACGGAGAAAGAGCATATAGGAATTGACGTTGAAGCATCCCTTGGAACAAGAAGTTTATATGGAAAATAA